In one Fusarium keratoplasticum isolate Fu6.1 chromosome 5, whole genome shotgun sequence genomic region, the following are encoded:
- a CDS encoding Endonuclease III-like protein has translation MRTSRVSRDASKLFDRVSEPISPPRRVTRSSLAQFALAPSTKETKPTIRDIEDIAAPPSRKRRRVVATKIESSISTSSVKAEAADQTLDDIPSPPAKAPRRARKPARKTTNPSTGETTIEPPSDWEAMYDVVRKMRAPGGRAHGAAVDTMGCERLADRSASPKDQRFHTLVALMLSSQTKDTVNAVVMKRLQTELPPYKQGAPVGLNLENILAVEPKLLNEFIWQVGFHNNKTKYIKQAAEIIRDKWNGDIPDTIEGLTSLPGVGPKMAYLCMSVAWGRTEGIGVDVHVHRITNLWGWNKTKNPEETRAALQSWLPKDRWHEINHLLVGLGQSVCLPVGRKCGECDLGMEGLCKAADRKKVLEGRKIKAEKMELEALDGAAVKVEVTQDVVVKKEEGIDGMTTVDPAGEAAAPPPEPATP, from the exons ATGCGGACTTCTAGGGTATCAAGAGATGCCTCGAAGCTATTCGATCGCGTATCGGAACCAATCTCACCACCGAGACGAGTAACGAGATCATCACTTGCCCAATTCGCCTTGGCCCCCTCGACGAAAGAAACAAAACCTACGATTCGCGATATTGAGGATATCGCAGCTCCTCCCTCCCGAAAACGAAGGCGTGTCGTTGCCACGAAAATCGAATCATCGATATCTACAAGTTCCGTCAAGGCCGAAGCCGCCGACCAAACCCTCGATGACATCCCATCGCCGCCAGCCAAGGCACCGCGACGCGCTCGCAAGCCCGCTCGCAAAACGACCAACCCATCGACCGGCGAGACAACTATAGAGCCACCCTCCGACTGGGAGGCCATGTACGACGTGGTGAGGAAAATGCGAGCGCCTGGCGGACGAGCACATGGCGCAGCCGTAGACACAATGGGCTGCGAGCGGCTGGCGGATCGAAGCGCATCGCCCAAAGACCAGAGATTCCATACACTGGTGGCGCTTATGCTGTCGAGTCAGACCAAGGACACGGTGAATGCTGTGGTCATGAAGAGGTTGCAGACTGAGCTACCGCCGTACAAACAAGGGGCGCCGGTCGGACTGAACCTAGAAAACATACTGGCCGTTGAACCGAAGCTCCTGAATGAGTTTATCTGGCAGGTGGGATTTCACAACAACAAGACAAA GTACATCAAGCAAGCGGCCGAGATTATTCGCGACAAGTGGAACGGTGACATTCCCGACACTATCGAGGGACTGACATCTCTACCAGGGGTCGGTCCCAAGATGGCCTACTTGTGCATGTCGGTCGCGTGGGGTCGCACAGAGGGTATCGGCGTCGACGTGCATGTGCATCGCATCACGAACCTCTGGGGCTGGAACAAGACCAAAAACCCAGAGGAGACGCGCGCAGCACTTCAATCATGGCTACCGAAAGACCGCTGGCACGAGATAAACCACCTGCTGGTCGGCCTGGGCCAGTCAGTATGTCTCCCCGTCGGGCGCAAGTGCGGTGAATGCGACCTGGGAATGGAGGGTCTCTGCAAGGCAGCGGATCGGAAGAAGGTGTTGGAGGGGCGGAAGATCAAggcggagaagatggagctcgaggctctAGACGGCGCAGcagtcaaggtcgaggttACACAAGACGTCGTGGTCAAGAAAGAGGAGGGTATCGATGGGATGACAACAGTTGATCCGGCGGGGGAAGCCGCGGCCCCGCCTCCGGAACCAGCCACCCCATAA
- a CDS encoding S-(hydroxymethyl)glutathione dehydrogenase yields MASTAGKTITCKAAVAWEAGKPLSIEDIEVLPPRANEVRIQIYYTGVCHTDAYTLSGKDPEGAFPIVLGHEGAGIVESVGEGVTNVKVGDHVVALYTPECKECKFCKSGKTNLCGKIRATQGKGLMPDGTSRFRCKGQDLLHFMGTSTFSQYTVVADISVVAIEHDAPMDRTCLLGCGITTGYGAATITANVQEGDNVAVFGAGCVGLSVVQGAAARKAGKIIVVDVNPSKKAWGEKFGATHFVNPLDLDGQTIQDKLIEMTDGGCDYTFDCTGNVGVMRAALEACHKGWGESIIIGVAAAGQEISTRPFQLVTGRVWRGCAFGGVKGRSQLNGLVADYKNGSLKVDEFITHRKVLGEINNAFETMKQGDCIRAVVDMQKLDPKI; encoded by the exons ATGGCTTCTACTGCTGGCAAG ACCATCACTTGCAAGGCCGCCGTCGCCTGGGAGGCCGGCAAGCCCCTTTCCATTGAGGACATTGAAGTCCTTCCCCCCAGGGCCAACGAGGTCCGTATCCAGATCTACTACACTGGTGTTTGCCACACAG ATGCCTACACTCTGTCTGGCAAGGACCCCGAGGGTGCTTTCCCCATCGTCCTCGGACACGAGGGTGCTGGTATCGTCGAGTCCGTTGGCGAGGGCGTCACCAACGTCAAGGTCGGCGACCACGTCGTCGCTCTCTA CACCCCCGAATGTAAGGAGTGCAAGTTCTGCAAGTCCGGCAAGACCAACCTCTGCGGCAAGATCCGAGCCACCCAGGGTAAGGGTCTGATGCCCGATGGCACCTCTCGATTCCGATGCAAGGGCCAGGATCTGCTCCACTTCATGGGCACTTCCACCTTCTCCCAGTACACTGTCGTCGCCGACATCTCGGTCGTTGCCATTGAGCACGATGCTCCCATGGACCGAACCTGCCTGCTCGGCTGCGGTATCACCACCGGTTACGGTGCTGCTACCATCACCGCCAACGTCCAGGAGGGCGACAACGTTGCCGTCTTCGGTGCCGGCTGTGTCGGTCTGTCCGTAGTCCAGGGTGCCGCCGCCCGCAAGGCTGGCAAGATCATCGTGGTCGATGTCAACCCCTCCAAGAAGGCTTGGGGTGAAAAGTTCGGTGCCACTCACTTCGTGAAcccccttgaccttgacggcCAGACCATCCAGGACAAGCTCATTGAGATGACTGACGGTGGCTGCGACTACACCTTCGACTGCACTGGCAACGTCGGTGTCATGCGCGCTGCCCTCGAGGCTTGCCACAAGGGTTGGGGTGAGAGCATCATCATTGGTGTCGCTGCCGCTGGCCAGGAGATTTCCACCCGAC CATTCCAGCTTGTCACTGGCCGTGTGTGGAGGGGATGTGCTTTCGGTGGTGTCAAGGGTCGCTCTCAGCTGAacggcctcgtcgccgacTACAAGAACGGCTCtctcaaggtcgacgagtTCATCACTCACCGCAAGGTGCTTGGCGAGATCAACAACGCCTTCGAGACCATGAAGCAGGGAGACTGTATCCGTGCCGTCGTCGACATGCAAAAGCTTGACCCCAAGATTTAA
- a CDS encoding Aconitate hydratase, mitochondrial — protein MASMEVASRSGGAMTQLLRRAGPNAVRSAAAISATRDSRRNFSSAKSLPPTYEKLYTKYTEVRRVLGKQRLTLAEKILYSHLDNPEDSLLTNTDNGRSIRGKANLRLKPDRVNMQDASAQMAILQFMSCNLAKPAIPASIHCDHLIVGSKGAEDDLEAGIQTNKEVFDFLESAARKYGMDFWPPGAGIIHQTVLENYALPGLMMLGTDSHSPNAGGLSTVTIGVGGADAVEALVGAPWELKAPKILGVQLVGKLNNWASPKDIILRLAGHLTVRGGTGSIIEYFGEGVDTLSATGMATVCNMGAEVGATTSIFPYTEASARYLDSTRRSNANKNIEALENFASNSSDPDAQWRFKADEGAEYDDLITIDLSTLEPHINGPFTPDLATPLSKFKEVVKDQQWPEVLSAGLIGSCTNSSYEDMTRVESLLKDAKAAGLKPAADFYITPGSEQIRATLERDGTLETFQEAGGIVLSNACGPCIGQWKRQDGVTKGTSNAILTSYNRNFRGRNDGNPDTMNFLASPEIVTAMAFAGSTTFNPVTDSIKTPDGKDFKFSPPHGLEGPQTPFESGNPSLGVLSQAPDANAQIAISPTSERLAFLDPFPPFPSSDLSGLRVLVKVTGKCTTDTISAAGPWLKYKGHLPNISTNTLNTAINAETGEVNAAYDLDGSKHTIPELGQLWKDRGQEWLVVAEHNYGEGSAREHAALQPRYLGARVVLTKSFARIHETNLKKQGVVPLTFENEADYDKIAAGDEVATVGLYEMLQNEGKGEVQLRVTKASGEEILIPTKHAVTKDQAGFILAGSALNLLSKGV, from the exons ATGGCTTCAATGGAGGTGGCCAGCCGCTCAGGCGGCGCCATGACG CAACTCTTGCGACGCGCCGGCCCCAATGCCGTCCGATCGGCTGCTGCCATTTCCGCTACGAGAGACTCCCGGAGAAACTTCTCGTCGGCCAAGTCGCTTCCCCCCACCTACGAGAAGCTCTACACCAAGTACACCGAGGTCCGTCGCGTGCTCGGCAAGCAGCGTCTGaccctcgccgagaagatCCTCTACAGCCACCTCGACAACCCTGAGGACTCGCTGCTCACAAACACCGACAATGGACGCAGCATCCGCGGCAAGGCCAACCTGCGCCTCAAGCCTGACCGTGTCAACATGCAGGACGCCTCCGCCCAGATGGCCATCCTCCAGTTCATGTCTTGCAACCTGGCCAAGCCTGCTATTCCCGCCAGCATCCACTGTGACCACTTGATTGTGGGTTCCAAGGGTGCTGAGGATGATTTGGAGGCCGGTATTCAGACTAACAAGGAGGTGTTTGACTTCCTTGAGTCTGCGGCGCGCAAGTATGGAATGGACTTTTGGCCTCCTGGTGCCGGTATTATTCACCAGACTGTCCTCGAGAACTACGCTCTTCCTGGACTGATGATGCTTGGTACCGACTCTCACAGCCCTAACGCTGGTGGTCTCAGCACTGTGACCATCGGTGTCGGTGGTGCTGATGCCGTTGAGGCTCTGGTTGGTGCTCCTTGGGAGCTTAAGGCCCCCAAGATCCTCGGTGTCCAGCTTGTCGGCAAGCTCAACAACTGGGCTTCCCCCAAGGACATTATCCTCCGCCTCGCCGGACACCTCACTGTCCGTGGAGGTACTGGCTCCATCATTGAGTACTTCGGGGAGGGTGTCGACACCCTCAGTGCGACTGGTATGGCTACTGTGTGTAACATGGGAGCAGAGGTTGGCGCCACgacatccatcttcccctACACCGAGGCCTCGGCTAGATACCTCGATTCGACCCGGCGATCGAACGCGAACAAGAATatcgaggctctcgagaaCTTTGCCAGCAACAGCTCTGACCCCGATGCTCAGTGGCGAttcaaggccgacgagggtGCCGAGTACGACGACCTCATCACTATCGACTTGTCTACTCTGGAGCCTCACATCAACGGCCCCTTCACCCCTGATTTGGCCACTCCTCTttccaagttcaaggaggttgtcaaggaccAGCAATGGCCAGAGGTTCTGTCTGCCGGTCTCATTGGTAGCTGCACCAACAGCTCTTACGAGGACATGACCCGAGTCGAGAGTCTGCTCAAGGACGCTAAGGCGGCTGGTCTCAAGCCTGCTGCCGACTTCTACATCACTCCCGGCAGCGAGCAGATCCGAGCCACACTTGAGCGTGATGGTACTCTTGAGACCTTCCAGGAGGCTGGCGGCATCGTCCTCTCCAATGCCTGTGGTCCCTGTATTGGTCAGTGGAAGCGACAGGACGGCGTGACCAAGGGCACCAGCAACGCTATCCTGACTTCTTACAACCGAAACTTCCGTGGCCGCAACGATGGAAACCCTGATACCATGAACTTCCTCGCCTCCCCCGAGATCGTCACCGCCATGGCCTTTGCTGGTTCGACCACATTCAACCCTGTGACCGACAGCATCAAGACCCCTGACGGCAAGGACTTCAAgttctctcctcctcatggTCTTGAGGGCCCTCAGACTCCCTTCGAGTCCGGTAACCCTTCACTAGGCGTCCTGTCTCAGGCCCCTGACGCCAACGCCCAGATCGCCATCTCCCCTACCTCGGAGCGTCTGGCCTTCCTCGACCCCTTCCCCCCATTCCCCTCGTCCGACCTCTCCGGCCTCCGTGTTCTCGTCAAGGTCACTGGCAAGTGCACGACTGATACCATCTCTGCTGCCGGCCCCTGGCTCAAGTACAAGGGCCACCTGCCCAACATCAGCACCAACACCCTCAACACAGCCATCAACGCTGAGACTGGTGAGGTCAACGCCGCTTACGACCTCGACGGCTCCAAGCACACCATCCCTGAGCTCGGCCAGCTCTGGAAGGACCGTGGTCAGGAGtggctcgtcgtcgccgaGCACAACTACGGTGAGGGTTCCGCCCGTGAGCACGCCGCCCTGCAGCCCCGATACCTCGGAGCCCGTGTCGTCCTCACCAAGTCGTTTGCCCGTATCCACGAgaccaacctcaagaagcagggtGTCGTGCCCCTGACTTTCGAGAATGAGGCCGACTACGACAAGATCGCCGCCGGTGACGAGGTCGCCACCGTCGGCCTCTACGAGATGCTCCAGAACGAGGGCAAGGGTGAAGTCCAGCTCCGCGTCACCAAGGCCTCAGGCGAGGAGATCCTCATCCCGACCAAGCATGCCGTCACCAAGGACCAGGCCGGCTTCATCCTTGCCGGCAGCGCCCTCAACCTGCTGTCCAAGGGCGTGTAG
- a CDS encoding Nuclear pore complex protein Nup85, with protein MAFRFVVPDSSPPASPAPSTPEKGQNYGTGFSFLGDNPSTTPAGPPPSSVASFTPAGAPTASFLGSSMMHGMTDTKPLNFGVSNTGSGRNLFGGGRTSTSSNPLGRSIRGRQPSALSRQLSAADEEEEEEQDAEGEMELPPHRGSLFRMSTIPDEGQEEDDEVDAEIERFIDQDIDEDALGEPQDDDPFFAEREGSSDPDMFLNMRHDDRPYGQPIIGDESDLMMLNTPAATNRIRREAESIFKQSSAHLGMTARKQGFQFASIAKNLYSQHEPARVVEPADLLINTEQLVCRLYEEGVGPEEDVEKMDNSLANITYRLVELWNQYVDALPQPEGEDFATIGPGPNAVPFEKASYIAHLILRMHHTRFDSNTDDEKTPPLPEILFDWMQTSHNLYPDQVREISRYSPSPACHSLFWQTVRCALLRGDVAGASKLLREAGWENVRRGPRGELAYTGKALENVRRFAAATCEILDQCPATRSEWDIWNSNWTLFRIQARGSLNRMTLFAEGKDQTGQDLLDDDFSPQPQSLSTMARKASSQIPWDIYENLQTVYGIVLGNHEAIMEVAQDWCEATVGLFGWWDDGNQRHKTLKISQSQALRASSRFAGSEDYFERLTTTFHMVIDSDLNPNVMNPVEVAIASAFEGNVNAVLGFLRVWSLPLACTVAEIASLGEWLPAPEGPSPLPLDTLDMDDLALLGVAQPGADELEGIKDTTLVLYARELAGIEQLSPERDGWEMAIQVLGRMDSPEKSEETVGELLRDLLATLDEDSSQTVDKIWAILNDLGMINYAEETAETFAEILSKASHRYGDALWYYALSHRPDKVREVLNLLMSYSLVQSTVYPSEKDLDGELRDLLRKRTETLERRAKQDLEAAQLLGRMLSGYATLRKFYETRDAEDFEAISPTRALKLKKQAASALVAVISSSDDNIRGGLYDDTRDSVVSEDFLLALLGEATVFINQSPGVITLSQIDILMKAIEDIQTVGERVYSACDDFFGLVLASAQGLKGSSPQDLMAKSTSSLSGSSYIMSGSSMLVNHLHKSVSAGGKVHRGWDWRKPWLATTKGEDVLRKLRLGLAKDLAALWLEDADGVAVY; from the exons ATGGCCTTCAGATTCGTTGTTCCCGACTCGAGCCCTCCCGCCAGTCCGGCACCGTCGACGCCGGAAAAAGGCCAGAACTATGGTACGGGATTCTCTTTTCTTGGCGATAACCCCTCGACGACTCCAGCCGGGCCGCCACCCTCCTCGGTCGCTTCCTTCACGCCCGCTGGCGCGCCGACGGCCTCATTCTTGGGGAGCTCCATGATGCACGGTATGACCGACACCAAGCCCCTCAACTTTGGAGTCTCAAACACCGGGTCTGGAAGAAATCtttttggtggtggtcgaACGAGTACCTCAAGTAACCCGCTCGGTCGTTCGATTAGAGGAAGACAGCCTTCAGCCCTGAGCCGCCAGCTCAGCGCcgcagacgaggaggaagaggaggaacaagATGCCGAGGGAGAAATGGAGCTTCCGCCTCACCGGGGAAGCCTTTTCCGCATGTCTACCATTCCCGACGAAGgacaggaggaggacgacgaagTCGACGCCGAGATTGAACGATTTATCGACCAAGACATTGACGAGGATGCCCTCGGAGAACCCCAAGACGACGACCCCTTTTTTGCGGAACGTGAGGGCTCCTCTGACCCCGACATGTTTCTGAACATGCGCCACGATGATCGACCTTATGGGCAGCCGATCATTGGCGACGAGTCAGACCTGATGATGCTCAACACACCGGCCGCGACGAACCGAATTCGTAGGGAGGCAGAGAGTATCTTTAAGCAGTCTTCAGCCCATCTGGGTATGACGGCCAGAAAACAGGGCTTCCAATTCGCTTCGATTGCCAAGAACCTCTATAGCCAGCATGAACCTGCGCGAGTCGTCGAGCCTGCGGACCTGCTCATCAACACCGAACAGCTCGTTTGCCGGCTCTACGAGGAGGGAGTCGGCCccgaggaagatgtcgaaAAGATGGACAACTCTCTCGCCAATATCACATACCGTCTGGTCGAGCTCTGGAACCAATACGTTGACGCCCTACCCCAaccagaaggagaagacTTTGCGACAATTGGCCCTGGACCAAACGCTGTTCCCTTTGAAAAGGCATCATATATCGCACATCTAATCCTTCGAATGCACCACACCCGTTTTGACAGCAACACCGATGACGAGAAGACGCCACCCTTGCCCGAGATCCTTTTCGACTGGATGCAGACCAGCCACAACCTCTACCCTGACCAAGTGCGCGAGATCAGCCGCTATAGCCCTAGTCCTGCCTGCCATAGCCTGTTCTGGCAGACAGTAAGATGCGCCCTGCTCCGCGGAGATGTCGCTGGTGCGTCTAAGCTGCTGAGGGAGGCTGGTTGGGAGAATGTTCGCCGTGGGCCCCGGGGCGAGCTGGCGTACACAGGCAAGGCCCTTGAGAACGTCAGACGGTTTGCTGCCGCTACTTGCGAGATCCTCGATCAATGCCCTGCTACGAGATCGGAATGGGATATCTGGAATAGCAACTGGACTTTGTTCCGAATCCAGGCACGCGGTTCTCTGAACAGAATGACGCTCTTTGCCGAAGGGAAGGACCAGACTGGCCAAGACCTACTGGATGATGATTTCTCACCTCAACCACAATCGCTGTCCACAATGGCCCGGAAGGCTTCGAGCCAGATCCCCTGGGACATTTACGAAAACCTGCAAACTGTGTACGGCATCGTGCTTGGAAACCACGAGGCGATCATGGAGGTTGCCCAGGATTGGTGTGAAGCAACTGTTGGTCTGTTTGGATGGTGGGATGACGGCAATCAACGCCACAAGACGCTCAAGATCTCTCAGTCACAAGCCCTGCGAGCGTCGTCTCGATTCGCGGGCTCAGAAGACTATTTCGAGCGACTGACGACCACCTTCCACATGGTCATCGACTCGGATCTTAACCCTAATGTAATGAACCCTGTCGAGGTGGCCATTGCATCTGCATTTGAGGGCAACGTCAATGCCGTCCTGGGATTCCTTCGAGTATGGTCTCTGCCCTTAGCCTGCACCGTGGCAGAGATTGCCTCATTGGGTGAATGGCTTCCCGCTCCCGAGGGCCCAAGTCCTTTGCCTCTTGATACTCTGGACATGGATGACCTTGCACTATTGGGAGTGGCTCAGCCAGGGGCCGATGAATTGGAGGGGATCAAGGATACAACCCTCGTCCTGTACGCTAGGGAGCTGGCTGGCATTGAGCAGCTGTCGCCTGAGCGCGACGGCTGGGAGATGGCTATCCAGGTTCTTGGTCGAATGGACTCCCCTGAGAAATCTGAGGAGACGGTTGGCGAGCTTCTTCGAGATCTGCTCGCTACACTAGATGAGGACTCGAGCCAGACGGTCGACAAGATCTGGGCGATATTGAATGACCTGGGCATGATCAACTATGCCGAGGAAACAGCAGAG ACTTTTGCAGAGATTCTGTCCAAGGCATCACACCGATACGGTGACGCCCTTTGGTATTATGCGCTCTCTCACCGACCTGACAAGGTTCGCGAGGTGCTCAACCTGCTCATGTCCTACTCGCTCGTTCAATCCACAGTCTACCCTTCGGAGAAGGATCTTGACGGAGAACTGAGGGACCTGCTGCGGAAGCGTACCGAGACCCTGGAGAGACGCGCCAAGCAGGACTTGGAGGCTGCTCAACTTCTTGGCCGGATGCTGAGTGGCTACGCGACGCTGCGCAAATTCTACGAAACCAGAGACGCGGAAGATTTTGAAGCCATTTCGCCCACGAGGGCtctgaagctcaagaagcaagCAGCGTCTGCACTGGTGGCTGTCATTTCCAGCTCCGACGACAACATCCGCGGCGGACTTTATGACGACACCCGAGACTCGGTAGTAAGCGAGGACTTTTTGCTGGCCTTGCTCGGCGAGGCTACTGTCTTTATCAACCAGTCGCCCGGAGTCATCACACTGAGTCAGATTGACATTCTGATGAAGGCGATCGAGGATATCCAGACTGTCGGCGAACGAGTATATTCGGCATGTGACGACTTCTTTGGCCTGGTACTGGCATCTGCTCAGGGTCTGAAGGGATCGAGCCCACAAGATCTGATGGCCAAATCAACATCGTCACTGAGCGGAAGCAGTTATATCATGAGCGGTAGCTCCATGCTGGTGAATCATCTGCACAAGTCGGTCTCAGCAGGAGGCAAGGTGCACAGAGGATGGGATTGGAGAAAGCCTTGGTTGGCCACGACCAAGGGAGAGGATGTGCTTCGAAAGCTGCGATTGGGATTGGCTAAGGACCTGGCGGCGTTATGGCTGGAGGATGCTGATGGAGTCGCTGTGTATTAG